In Brassica napus cultivar Da-Ae chromosome C2, Da-Ae, whole genome shotgun sequence, the sequence GACTAGCACTTTAAATCTtgaaagtgacatttttatcataacaaacctccaatgaggtttacttgtttaccAAATCAACGAGGTGACATGTACTGTTCATTTTGTGAAGAcgtgtcgttttttttttaaaataaaaacaaaaaaatataaaaaattcgaaaaaatcaattttttttttgaaaaattcaaaaaatataaaaataacatttcaaaattaaaaataaaataaaatattttttaaaaaaaataatccaattataaaccaataaatatatataatgtaataaCTTGAATGGTATActagattctgttttttttttgtttttgattttttttttaatttttgatttattaatacttaatttattattttttgtgaaaCTAGAAAATATGTCATAGACCACTTAAAATGTTTTTGACcttaactaaaatattgtaagttagtttgaaatataattaagaGATAGAGAGGTATGCCTTTAGATTTGTATATGTTAGGTTTTGGTATGAGTGGAACTTCTTAGATAAgtaacatatattttagtttctctaaagtttgattagttatttatttaatttcaaagttATTTACTAGTTTAAGAACTTCACTTATaagttaatttcttttttaaagaaacttaaaattactaaaataaatagcattttaataaataataccaATAATAGGAttaattttggaaatttaacaagttaagtattaataaatcaaaaaaactaaaaaaaatcaaaaaccaaaaaaccagAATCTAGAATCACCATTcaagttattatattatatatacttattggtttataattggattaatttttaaaaatatttattttatttttaattttgaaattttattttttatattttttgaaattttatattttttgaattttgttcgattttttgatatttttttgaattttctgtgtattttattttttatttaaaaaagaaatcgaCACGTCATCACAAAATGCACAGTACATATCTCCTAGTTGACTTGGAGAtttgttatgataaaaatgtcactttcaAAATTTAAAGTCCTAGTAAAAAACGTTCAGTATTTAAAATGCGAGAATGTGACACTCTCAGAATTTAAATTGCGATTTTCCCCTATTAGAAGTTATCTTGTTGAGAAATATGAACATATAACATTTGGCTTATCCATCTTACTTATGGCGAAAGAACCCAAGAGGAGGAAATAGGCATTAACAAGTTACAACGGGCAAACTaacagcaacaaaaaaaaagaagcaaacctCAAACTAGACATAGTACATTGATAACCTTCGAGACCAAACACGCCAAAAAGaacaattaaaagaaaatttctcTCAGCTCAAAGTCGAACACGCTTGGCATCAGTTTGTGGGACACTGATATCACCTCCATTGCCTTTGCTTGTACTATCAGTTTGTCCctgccaaaaaaaaaccaatatcAAAATCACACTTATATGCTTCATCATTGATCTTTAAAGCAAATGTATACACCTAAAGTTCAGGAGCATTGATGATTCAATCGTTAAAACATCTATAAGCCTTTCAATCTTTTACTGATGCTAACATTTTCAGCAGGTGCAGCAAAACGACACTTGTGCCATTTGGACAGAGATTCTTAGGAAGTAAGAAGGAAAGAAGCTTACAGTTTCACCAGGAACAACCGCATATCTCTCTGAAGGTGACACCCAACTTTTCCCTGCAACAACCCAATggagaaattaaaatatatgacTCTAAGAATACTTAAAAactgtaagttttttttgtccTTTTTCACCTGAAGATGGATCAAAACTAGAAGATTCTATATGTTGTCCACTTGCTCCATCAACACTCAGGgggcgactggttttcccgctaccacccgcaaacgcagcttttgcggttggtagcggttgtcggcggtttgcaacaatcactcaaatcgctctaaaccgcttcaaaccgtttcaaaccgctctgaatctcataaattcaaaagctggctccagctagcgtttgcggttgcgggcggttgcgggagggtaaaaaaaatttctttttttttaaaacaatatatatacaaaagtaaaaatatttaataaaaactttaaaattgaaattatgaaaatattaaaatatatctattatattttaattaataatataaaattttataataaaaacaatttcaataaatttttaaaaattaaaattataaatttctaaatataaattttatatttaatataattttatgatttttgatattttttataattatattaaatgtaaatattgttaatttattatttgactattACCGCATtaggtagttaaccagtcataagtcacccgcaaacgcatcaatttttaaccgcagtaccagtcgtacaaatctcttaaaaccgttagaaaccgcaaccgcccacgtccacaaactcccgcaaccgcaaccgcaaccgctgcgtttgaaccagtcaggccctcaGTGCCTCTATGATCTTTGGAGAATTCCTACAAAGACAGAAAACCAAACATCCATTTCACGTTGTCAACGATGGGTACTGAATGCAACTGTAAAGCAATGGCTTTGGCCGATCTTCTTATTTGTGTTACACTGAACTAAAATTATCACACTTTCACCTGTCAAGTGATTCTCCAATACCGAGCTGTCCATTTGTACCTCTGCCCCAAGCAAACACATTGTTTCTTTCAGTCACAGCCAAGGTATGTCTCCATCCACATGAGACCTGAACTACTTTCTGTGAAAATATTTGTGTGTATTAGCAAAGAAAAGCAACAAAATTGAGACATGAGCTGATTATTATGTAGAGTGTGAAAAAGGCTGTCTGCTTAAAATCTTGTAGGGGTCATTAAGTCAAAGCAACATGCCTGATCGTCGGGAAATCGCACTTGCACAGGAGAACACTGATCTAAGTTATTGCCCACTCCTACTTGTCCAAACTGCGTGCTAAAAAGGAGCGTAAGTTAGAAGCTTGCCCTATTCAAGGTGAGTTACTTTTAGCAACGCAGTATAAGGATTGCATATCTTGCTGACAAGTATAGTCGATTTTGTTGCTTAAAACACTATTCAAGCGCATGCCTAAAGCAACTGAAAGCAAAACTCAGATTAATGTGTAGATGATATAGCTTGACCTTATTCCAACCCCATCCATATAGTTTTCCATCAGAAGTCAATGCCATTGTATGTCTCCAACCTCCCGAAATctgaaaaataaccaaaaatgaTCCCGAAGATCTTGAGCCAGAAGAACACAACCAGCAGAGATATATACAATGAGACGGTCTTCTTCAACAAACAATAACTGTCAGAAACTTTTACTACTTAATTCATGCAGCGAGAATAAGAAAAACACCCAAGTATTAATCCTATTTAATGAATAAATATAAGCAATTTAGGAGGCCTAGGTGAAACCTGAGAGATAACGCTGTTGCCTAGCGCTTCCAGTTTGTGAGGAACAAGGTGATCCTCCAAGTCTCCATGTCCTAGTTGTCCATATTTGCTCCATCCATAAGTATATAATGCTCCAGAGTAAGAAACTGATATTGTGTGTCGCCATCCACAAGCAACCATCGACATCTTCTCACCCTACAATTTTATTTCCCACAACCACGAAAGTGAGTATTAGTGAGGGTGCATGATCTCAATGATCCATGCTCTGTTGTTCAGATTAAGGAGAACATATAGTGCAGTGTATAATCAAGGGCAAGGCTCATTGAACTATATTTGAATCATTTCATGTATACTGAATTTCAAATGCAAGTGTAAACAAATAGCAGGTGTTTCAAATAAATATAGAGCAAGAGTCTGATAGCTTCTTACACCAGCAGAGGTAACTCTTTCAGGAACCAAGCGGTCATTCCGGTCACCTAATCCCAAATTTCCATATCTTCCCCATCCCCATCCATAAAGATCACCATCTTCTGTAACCGCAGCAGTGTGTTCTGCACCAGCTGCAACCATTTTGATTCGTATTCCCTGCACCCATTAAGAATTTGAAGCGTCGATGTAACACTTTGGATTAAGTAACCAACCTACTTACAGTCTACGATCAATAAATCTTCTAATTTACTTGGTCAGAGCTATTATCAATAGACCCTACCTTACATCTGTGTTTGCGGATAGTATAATAACACAAAGTTATAGCTATTTTTAGACCCCCTCATGTATTAGTTTCCTATCCTACATACGGTAACTTTtactatattttgaaaatgtctccACCAGATGTGGACCCTTAATTAGTATTACTCGTATTTTCAAAAAGAGCAAGTTGCGAAAATGTATGGACCCAACATTGACTCAATTCTGAATCACAGTGTGTTTGGTAAGTTCAGAAAGCTACAATGACAAATAGATGTTAACATGATTCCACAAGAAGAATATATAGCTAGCGACACAAACCTCAAAGGCTTGTATCTTTTGAGGCACTAGAGAATCTTCTGTGTTCCCTAAACCAAGTTGACCATTCTGGTTGCGCCCCCAGCTTTATACACATAtatcaaaataaccaaaatacaTAAAACTACACTTGAATCTATTGACATTATAAAAAACTATGGATAAAAAGCCATTTTACTGCGATTGTTGATTGCACATAAGGAGAAGAAGAATAGCTAACAAGAGTAAAATACCTCTGCACCTCTCCATCCATTGTCACAGCCAAACAATGACTATCCCCACAAGCAATCTGCTTTATACGAACACCGTGCAATGCTTTGATTGGGAGCGGAGTAAACAAGTCACTCGAGTTCCCATGGCCTAATCTCCCAAAATCTCCCCTGCAAAAACACATGTGTACAAACGAGTGTATAAGTAACTGTTCACAAAACACAATCTAACCACcaaaaattgatattaaaaatagtaaagAGATAATTGATGAGAAGCAAACCATCCCCAACTATAGACCTCCAAGCGTGACTGTGAATAAGCAACGGTGTGGTCAGCACCACAGGTAACGGAAACGATTTGGTGTTCATCCAAGGCGCTTAGCTGCGTCGGGGAAGATCGATCCTCTGCGTCTCCGTGACCTAACTGTCCATCCTCTCCTCGACCCCATGAGCAAACAACCTCTCCAGCtaccaaaccaaaaccaaaaatcaaaacgTTCAAAATCAAACATCGAACTattactaaactcattttctaGGGAGTGAGACGTACAGAGGAGAGCGACGGAGTGGCTAGCACCAGCGGATATGATGAGAACTTTACGAGGTGGGGGCGTAACTTCACCCTCCGCCATCGATCACAGTCTTTCTCCTGAGCCGAAGATATTTTTCTGGGAGCGGAataatgataaatctaattttttattaataaaataggaagaaacttctatttttttttattgcttaCTATCCGtaagagaggagagaagagaagCAGATGGCTCACCTGATGATTACACGTGTCGTATTTTGTGGGACACTTACATCGAAGGTGGGTTTTAAAATGGGTATGATAAATGTTATTTGGCCCAATAAAGAAAAGAGCCCATCaacaattttattgtttataaaaCAGAGTAGCGGTAACAGAGTTCGTTACGAAGgcagagagaaagtgaaagaatcgtttcttcctcgtcgtcttcTCCGATCATCTCAGATTTCTCCGGCGAGGTATACCCTTCCTGTAACTTTGCAAGCGATTCACCACCACAACTGCTGCCACCACCTCCTCCTGTTAACAAGgccccaccaccaccacctcatGTTAATGATTCAGCACCACCACCAGCACCTGATGGTATATCTCAACGACTTACTGAAGCACATAGACTAGCTGAACAAGCTTCGGTCATGGTTAACACATTTTCCCTTGATCAAGCTCAACGCAAATTCAGTTGCACACCTAGAAGACTGTCAGACCAATATTACAGCAGCAACAAAAGCTTTACAGTTGGCGACCATTCATCTTTCAGGAGCCCGAAGTGTCAACCAAGATGAGTCATTAACTGAACTTCTAAGTGATTTGTGATTTGTCTCTATGTAGTGTAATATTGACTTCACTGGCTATCTGTATAGTTGACACATGTAGTGAATTTTCTGGAGTCTTTTTTAGTGAGAATGCTCTCTTCTCTCTAGCATTTGGACCCTCATGGCTATGTGAATCTTCTGATGATTAACTGctttttattaaagaaaaactAGATGATCCTAATCAGTATCCGAAAGCAAGCAAGAGTAAGGATAATGTAGTATTGTCATATATTAGCCACAGCTGTTCTATAGACGAAAGACCTGGACTAGTTGAAGGATTAGACCATAGAACAAGAGTAAGGATAATGTAGTATTGTTCATGAATTTTCCAGCTCAGCAACAAGCTCATCTCCACCAAGCTTACTTTGCTTCCTCTCCACGTCATATCATACACATGTTTTCCCCCCTGTGGCCTTGTTTAGCAACCAATGACACTACCACAGAGAAGGTAGACCCTGTCTCGTCTCAAAACCTGAACATCCAAAAGATATGAGCTTTAGGAGAGAAACTAAAATTTCAGCAACACAAGCACCTAGTGTCTCAAGTCTCATGAATGTCAACACCTTTTGGATTCAGAGTCAAGATCATCACATGGACACTATTACCTTCTTTGTGGAGGACTGGCATCAAATGAAGGATATAATCAATTCAAACCAAAAGAGaccaatatgaaaaaaaatgaagccCTAAACATGTTTGTGAAGCAAGCAATCAAGAGGAGAGTGATCATAACATAACAAAAGTCTTGAGAGATGTATAAAGCCAAAGCATTAACAAGTAGTTACAGTGACAAAAGCAGCATAATATAGCTCACCGATTCTGGAAAAAGAAGATCAATCCATAAGAACATCATTATCGAATCAATATATAGCTTTGAATTCAATCAGAACAGTAACAGCTCAAAGCCTCAAAACACGTAAGAGATATTTGATTCGGTTTTATGTGCGGTTCGTTTCGGTTTAATTAGTTCAATTTCaaccttttttgtctttttgcgCTTCTGTTAGggtcaatttaatttttttttttttgcagttcggttcggttcaatttcattttttgtctttttcggTTAGTTTCGGCTCGGTTCAATCAAttcaatttcaaatttttgtttcatagaaattagatatataaatcaaaaccGTTTCAAAATCGGTTcgaccaaaaattaaatatttgaatccGGCTTTTCTCTTTAACATTTTGCTTTTGTTTGTACATATTTCACTTCTATGAAacactagattttttaaccgcgctacgcgcggataagatattatatgtatttctcaattcaaaaaaaatataatgtataatactgtattacattatttaaagaatataaaataagactacataacataaatatattttttaaattttctttgtggaaatcattatgttgtttgattgttgtacttgattcacatatttgcatagttatttgtgatagatgaataactatatttttattatcagtaaataatatatatttattatataatataagaaaaataaaattatattcttctaaaacaaacttgtctgatgtagggactcggttatagacatatcatattcaaatgagacattttacagttatcaatcttcttaacagtcaagaaacaaatctgaatatcaaaacaatatctcatacgatctctttgtggaataactgctatgaagaaattgaatttaagcatcaaaaaggactgaaaatggatgtgcatatgtgttatctaagtcagttttacaaagtactattcataattcatatatcatttatgtccatcctattttttgtccatattttcttaaacatcttgaaataactgatgctaattaataataaacttttggctggcaaaaaaagAGTCAAAATTGTCTAATTAttgcttaatttgtctaactgatatatatgtatttctcaattctaaaaaaataatgtataatattgtattacattatttaaagaatataaaataagactacataacataaatatattttttaaattttctttgtggaaatcattatgttgtttgattgtagtatttgattcacatatttgcatagatatttgtgatagatgaataattatatttttattatcagtaaataatatatatttattatataatataagaaaaataaaattatttactttttaaacaaagttgtctcatgttggagattcggttatagacatataatattcgaaggagacatttttacagttatcaatcttcttaacattcaagaaacaaatctgaatatcaaaacaatatctcatacgatctctttgtggaataactgctctgaagaaattgaatttaggcatcaaaaaggattggaaatgatgtgcagatgtgttatctaagtcagctttacaaagtactactattcatagttcatatatcatttaagtccatcctttcttaaacatcttgaaataactgatgctaattaataatacacttttggctggcaaaaaaaaattaaatttgtctaattatcgtttaaatattttattaatattgtctaagaagctttcaattgatatcatagtttaatttttattagttttttttgttaatttaaggattttttgtatttaagatttttttccatattaagcttatatttctttcacataatatatatatatatgtgtcataaaaattaccatcaaatcagttttacttttttattattttatttttaatgaaaatacacttttaaataatttaatttaaaataaaattatatattaatttattgtattctaacaatttgattgatttaattaatttgctttggtggataacttaaaaagttttcatatgaatcggggaaagcaagcttatgttgttatattatatttatttgtgtatatagaatcttgtgtatatagaatcggggaaagcaagcttatgtaaacttacttttacaaaagtcttaactttgtcacgaaaacaaaaatctatgctttttcatatttgtcaatgttctcacactttcaaagaatatattagcttagtcactttcttattttttttacaaaacaaaatatcgaaggcttgaaagttgaatccatattattgtaaatgtacataagagtttgtgattatatatttagtgattcttgtatatgtgttcaagaaagtttcaatggcttagcgGTATATGctctatatttatgtcatactaacctGGGTTCGATCCTGtcctttgcatttttttttcattttttacgaaaaaataaatgagatgacgtggca encodes:
- the LOC125581586 gene encoding ultraviolet-B receptor UVR8 translates to MAEGEVTPPPRKVLIISAGASHSVALLSGEVVCSWGRGEDGQLGHGDAEDRSSPTQLSALDEHQIVSVTCGADHTVAYSQSRLEVYSWGWGDFGRLGHGNSSDLFTPLPIKALHGVRIKQIACGDSHCLAVTMDGEVQSWGRNQNGQLGLGNTEDSLVPQKIQAFEGIRIKMVAAGAEHTAAVTEDGDLYGWGWGRYGNLGLGDRNDRLVPERVTSAGGEKMSMVACGWRHTISVSYSGALYTYGWSKYGQLGHGDLEDHLVPHKLEALGNSVISQISGGWRHTMALTSDGKLYGWGWNKFGQVGVGNNLDQCSPVQVRFPDDQKVVQVSCGWRHTLAVTERNNVFAWGRGTNGQLGIGESLDRNSPKIIEALSVDGASGQHIESSSFDPSSGKSWVSPSERYAVVPGETGQTDSTSKGNGGDISVPQTDAKRVRL